From Enterococcus mediterraneensis, the proteins below share one genomic window:
- the rnc gene encoding ribonuclease III yields the protein MDNQLTTELKEKFGIVFHDVNLLEQAFTHSSYVNEHRHLHLSDNERLEFLGDAVLELLVSQYLYRELPLPEGKLTKLRAAIVREESLAQFAQECHFDRSIKLGKGEERSGGRTRPSLLCDLFEAFLGALYLDQGLEAVEKFLTHVVFPKVQAGAFSHEMDYKTRLQEVLQKSGDVVIDYRLIFEEGPAHERIFGTEVYCDGKLIGQGQGKSKKLAEQDAAAKALAHLEK from the coding sequence ATGGATAATCAGTTGACAACAGAATTAAAAGAAAAATTCGGCATCGTTTTTCACGATGTCAATTTATTGGAACAGGCTTTTACCCATTCATCTTATGTGAATGAGCATCGTCATCTGCACTTGTCAGATAACGAGCGTTTAGAATTTTTAGGTGACGCTGTATTGGAACTGTTAGTCTCCCAATATCTTTATCGGGAGCTGCCTTTACCAGAAGGAAAATTGACGAAATTGCGAGCAGCTATCGTACGGGAGGAAAGTCTGGCGCAGTTTGCTCAAGAATGTCATTTTGACCGATCCATCAAGTTAGGTAAAGGAGAAGAACGATCCGGCGGGCGGACACGGCCATCGCTTCTTTGTGATCTATTTGAAGCCTTTTTAGGTGCGTTGTATCTGGATCAAGGATTGGAAGCTGTGGAGAAATTCTTGACCCATGTCGTTTTTCCTAAAGTACAAGCGGGTGCTTTTTCACATGAGATGGATTATAAAACCCGATTGCAAGAAGTTCTTCAAAAGTCAGGGGATGTCGTGATCGATTATCGGCTGATTTTTGAAGAAGGTCCTGCCCATGAACGTATTTTTGGTACGGAAGTGTATTGTGACGGAAAACTGATCGGACAAGGTCAGGGAAAATCAAAGAAATTAGCAGAACAAGATGCTGCCGCAAAAGCATTGGCTCATCTTGAAAAGTAA
- a CDS encoding oligopeptide ABC transporter substrate-binding protein has protein sequence MKKKIFGVVALASVTLLAACGGGNGGTDSSGNKATETEDASKMPLKVSNDKDAIDGGTLDVAVVMDTQFQGLFQQEFYQDNYDAQFMLPSVESLFLSDSDFKIVDGGAANLKLDEDNNTATITLRDNLKWSDGKDVTADDVIFSYEVIGHKDYTGIRYDNNFTNIVGMEDYHAGKSDTISGITKENDRTVKIQYKEVHPGMMQLGGGVWGNALPKHAFEGIEVKDMESSDAVRKNPISFGPYYMKNIVKGESVEYAPNEYYYGGKPKLSKIVFKAVPSASITEALKAKQYDLALSMPTDSYASYKDVEGYEMLGRPEQSYTYLGFKLGKWNSDEGKVEYDPNSKMADKSLRQAMGYAVDNDAVGNKFYNGLRSNATTLIPPVFGTLHNSKMKGYTQDLDKANKLLDDAGYKDTDDDGLREDKDGNKLTINFASMSGGETAQPLADYYVQQWKKIGLDVQYTTGRLIDFQAFYDKLENDDPEIDVYQGAWGTGSDPSPTGLYGPNSAFNYTRFESDENTKLLQEIDSKASFDEDKRKEAFDKWQEYAYEEAFVIPTLYRNEVLPISERVTGWDWAYDIDHNVWATVGVSSEDR, from the coding sequence ATGAAGAAAAAGATTTTTGGTGTAGTCGCTTTGGCATCTGTAACGTTATTAGCAGCATGCGGCGGCGGGAATGGAGGAACTGATTCCTCTGGTAATAAAGCGACTGAAACAGAAGACGCTAGTAAAATGCCTTTAAAAGTTTCAAATGATAAAGATGCGATCGATGGCGGAACATTGGATGTCGCAGTCGTGATGGATACACAATTCCAAGGATTGTTCCAACAAGAGTTTTATCAAGATAACTACGATGCACAATTCATGTTACCAAGTGTTGAATCACTGTTCTTGAGCGATTCTGACTTTAAGATCGTAGATGGCGGAGCAGCGAATCTAAAATTAGATGAAGATAACAACACAGCAACGATCACATTACGTGACAATTTGAAATGGTCAGACGGCAAAGATGTAACAGCTGATGACGTGATCTTCTCTTATGAAGTGATCGGGCACAAAGATTACACTGGTATCCGTTACGACAACAACTTCACGAATATCGTTGGGATGGAAGACTACCACGCAGGCAAATCTGACACCATCTCTGGGATCACAAAAGAAAATGATCGAACTGTTAAGATCCAATACAAAGAAGTTCATCCTGGTATGATGCAACTCGGCGGTGGTGTTTGGGGTAATGCATTACCAAAACATGCCTTTGAAGGAATCGAAGTCAAAGATATGGAATCAAGTGATGCTGTACGTAAAAACCCAATCTCATTTGGTCCTTACTACATGAAGAATATCGTTAAAGGCGAATCCGTTGAATACGCGCCAAATGAATACTACTATGGAGGAAAACCAAAACTTTCTAAGATCGTCTTTAAAGCCGTTCCATCTGCATCGATCACAGAAGCTTTGAAAGCAAAACAATATGACTTGGCATTATCAATGCCGACTGACTCATACGCATCTTACAAAGATGTCGAAGGCTATGAAATGTTAGGTCGTCCAGAACAATCTTACACTTACCTAGGGTTCAAATTAGGTAAATGGAATAGTGACGAAGGAAAAGTAGAATACGATCCTAATTCAAAAATGGCCGACAAATCATTGCGCCAAGCAATGGGGTATGCGGTAGATAATGACGCTGTAGGAAACAAATTCTACAATGGTCTGCGCAGCAATGCGACGACATTGATTCCGCCTGTATTCGGTACATTGCATAATAGCAAGATGAAGGGATATACCCAAGATCTTGATAAAGCAAACAAATTGTTAGATGACGCTGGTTATAAAGATACCGACGACGATGGTTTGAGAGAAGACAAAGACGGCAACAAATTGACCATCAACTTTGCTTCAATGTCCGGTGGTGAAACAGCACAACCATTAGCTGACTACTATGTACAACAATGGAAAAAAATCGGTTTGGATGTACAATACACAACTGGCCGTCTAATCGACTTCCAAGCATTCTATGACAAATTGGAAAATGATGATCCTGAAATCGACGTTTACCAAGGCGCATGGGGAACAGGTTCTGATCCTTCACCAACTGGATTATACGGACCAAACTCCGCATTCAACTACACTCGTTTCGAGTCTGATGAAAATACAAAACTGTTGCAAGAAATCGATTCTAAAGCTTCATTTGATGAAGACAAACGGAAAGAAGCCTTTGATAAATGGCAAGAATATGCCTATGAAGAAGCTTTTGTTATCCCAACTCTTTATCGTAACGAAGTCTTACCAATTTCAGAACGTGTAACTGGCTGGGATTGGGCATACGACATTGACCACAATGTGTGGGCAACTGTTGGCGTATCTTCAGAAGATCGTTAA